The Gossypium arboreum isolate Shixiya-1 chromosome 4, ASM2569848v2, whole genome shotgun sequence DNA segment aaatgtacTGCACTGCACTCCATTATCTAtccaaattcataataaattgagTCGTTGTATCTAATCTTGTCCAAATCAAAAATGACTCAGAATAACAAACTATTAAAACCGAAATGATGTCACCCAAAATGACTTGAAGTCGCTTGTAAGTTGTAATGACACTGGAGATAACCCCACTTGAAAATCAAATTGGTAAATCCAAAATGATTTGATCTATAGCCATTCTAAATTTGCCAACTGTTAGGTCCAATTACACTATACTCCATGATCAGTGAAACACATGGCTACAATATATAGGTCCATTACTTGGTCAGTCCATACAATATAGGTTATTGAAAACCAAAAACAATAGTAGTTTAGCTGCTGCTTTCAGTTCCAGCGGTTGTTGATCTGGGTCTACATGAGGGGAAGTTTATAGAGGCTATTTAGGCCTACGTCTAAGCTGAGTGGCTGGGAAGGTGGTGATTGGCCAAAATTTGaccctaaaaatgataaatttatgtttaatttttttagaaaggattaaattttaaattattgtatacCCCTCTATTCTAAGACACATGATAGCACAGCAAGTTGCTTTAAAGATTTCTCTCCAATTTTTATGGATTGGCTAGTTATCCAAGGATTAATAATCTGAAATGTTTTATTCCAGTCAATCTCTCGTTTTCCCTAGAAAGATCGACCATTCTCATCACCAGCTAGCCACTTGCTCTTTTTGGAAGGTTCTCATCCACTAGCTAGCCATTTGTTCTTGCCGGAAGGTTCTCGTCTACCCATTCTTCAAGACCCTGTTCTTCTAttgaatatataattttttttaggcCAACAACAGCTCGGAAGAAATGATTAAATGTGTCTCATCATAGACATTCTTCTCATGTATCCCACAATGATGGTTTGATTGTAAGTTCACCACTTTACCACTACCAAATACAGAACCTccactttaaatacttctaaacaCGATAAAGAGAAAATTGATCCTCAAGCATTCGAGCCACGTTATTGTCCTCAATCTCCTTACTCACTTTACTCCTTCAATTCTCCGCCCTATTAAGGTAAACTTTCCTCAACACCATCGCATTTTCCTCCGTGTCTACTCCCTTATTGATACAACCACATCAACAaattaataagataaaaaaattacattttaatttttttagcaaatatgatttaatttttacccttcaaaaataataaatttttaattcagcccttaaaaattataaaatggtaatataattatgaaataatattttaatccctcaaaaatttataatttaatttcaaaccAAAAAATTTGAGACATTGGCATGCTAAAACCTCACAATAGTGCCCATGAAAGGGCACGAGAATATATTGTCTTAGCATTTATAATCAATGCGTCATCCAATCGCCCATCCAAACTGATCATTAATTGtttttctaattaaaaaattaaaaataattttgatttacaataatttaattaatgatTTCCATCTTTAATCATTAATGGATtatctttaaatataaaattataaaaaaatactattttggttcaaattgtaaaataattattaaaaaccaTAATATTTGAACTCCAGTATGATTTATTGATCATGAGTGTTCATCCCACAACTTACATCATGATTCCAAGTTGTAGTGCCATTACTGTGTGTGACAACGATTTATTCTTGTCAAAAGTGTGTGAATTATATACAAAAGATATAAAATTATAAGGTGTTTGATTAATAAtagaatcaaatttttattaattgaTTTAAACTAAGTTCTAAAAGAATTAATCGTTAATTGAACTGATGGTTTTGTTAAGAGTTTAAATTTTTAgagtttataaatataaaaatagtgtAATCATAGTAcaatcataaatatatatttaagcaATTATAAATAAAATCAAACTAATACAAAGCACAAACAAGCCTTCAATTATCTAGTTCTAGAGAATTTGTGCGCTTAGGAGTccctaataattaaataaatcaagatTTTACTATGACTGTAATTTTAGAGAGACGCGAAAGCGAAAGTGTATGGGGTCGCTTCTATAACTGGATAACCAGCACTGAAACTCATCTTTACATCGGATAGTTTGGTGCTTTGATGATCCCTACTTTATTGACCGCAACTTCTGTATTTATTATCACCTTTATTGCTGCTCCTCCAGTAGGTATCAATGGTATTCGTGAACGGATCTCTAGTTTATGGAAACAATATTATTTCTGGTGCCATTATTCCTACTTTTGCAGCTCTAGGTTTGCACTTTTACCCGATTTGGGAAGCGGCATCTGTTGATGACTAGTTATATAATGGCAATCCTTATGAGTTAATTGTTTTGCACTTCTTACTTGGTGTAGCTTGTTACGTGGGTCGTGAGTGGGAACTTAGTTTCAATCTGGATATACACCATTGGATCGCTGTTACATATTCAACTCTTGTTACAGCTGCTACCGTTGTTTTCTTAATCTATCTAATTGGTCAAGGAATTAAAAAGGACATATTAGACTAAAACCTACACATAGCAACAACATAACACATATTGAACTTTGTTACACAATGACGCAGGGCCTCCTCAACCTTTGTCAACAATACAAAACCTCATTGGCAATCAAACGATATTTCTTATGGATAAATAATCAGTTTTCATTTAACCAAGCAAAATTAATCTTTCAACGTTGTTTAATAGATAATTTAATATATCTAGTAAAAATATCAAAGCATATTGACTTATTTGGCCCtccaattttattaaaaaaatgtcattttaacactttatttaattttttttgtctcTTTTAGCTATTAAATTTGCACTATTTATTAAATCATcccaaaatagatgaaaaagttaACGTTTGTAAACTTAGCTGACGTGGCATACATGTGGATGCCATGTCagcaattaaataatttttaaattttaaaaattcaaaaattttataaaatttattttaaaaattaaaagtataaaattataaataaaatattttaacatattttaaaattaaataattaataacgCGGCATATCGTGAACTGCTACATGGATATATGTTCCTCAATGTTAATTTTTCCATTCGTTTTAAGATGATTTAATAAATAATGTAAGATTAAGAGAAAAAGATAAAAAGTTAAATTTAGGGCCAAATATCAAATCAAGTCaaagtttaaaattaaaagaaaaatcttaataattattaaatataagaacgcataaaaataatatttaaatatcaaattttattaatacaAATAACttggttttttaaaataaatacaaataaattggTTAATATCATTTTTCTAAATGGGTTTAAAATTCTGCTCAAATTGGCttaaattaaaaatgttaaactcgAGTCCGATCCGATCCATCCGTATtaaatttttagactatttttatataaaaataaattttaaaaatataatacatcaaatataataaaatattaaaataaatgtttcccaacaaattgaaaatatattaaaaaatctttatacttaaataacattaagataaTTGTAACTTAGCAAGTTAATGTTtctaaaattataacaaaattaataataaaataagagttataaaatatttaaataataacaacaaaacagTAGTAATAGAATAGTTAAATGGTAGCAAAACAATAGATTCGGGTCGAGTTTGGGCAAAAAAATTCTATTTGAGGTTCTACCCATTTAGAAAATAGCATTATTTTTTGTCTAAAtctatttttcgggcctataattttattcaaattcTCTCACTTTTCAAATGAACCTTCAAACTTATATGAGTAACTCAACCATAATGAATTCTACATTTCACCCACACAAAGGCACAATAATGAAGCATATAAAATTTCAAGCAGCTGGATTCAATGGTTTATGAATTCGATGATATCTGCTTTGAAAGCTACTGAAAATTTGAGTATTCGTATTTGGTTACGTTGGTATAAGCAGGGTTGAAATTCGTTTAAAGTGGCTTTGAAGGTTGAGAGAAGGATATAAAGTGTTTTTTAAGTTATTTGACGAAGTATAAAATAGTGGAAAGAGTTTATTCGAGTCTGATTTACGATTTTTTCggataattatctttttaaataaaaataagaaattgagTTATGATAAGTTTTTTGCACGTGTATATTTAGGTGTGATGGGAGACACTGTTATCTTATTATAAAGTAAGTTATTATATGGGTCTTATGCGAAGACAAATGTTGTGGAAAGAGTTAAACTTTGAATACAGTGATCATGAAATGTTCGGCCAGACAATCCCCCCCTTAACTATAGATAAAACGAGCTCTTCCtcattttcttttctggtcaagaTGATTGATTTGAACGAGATGATCACGTATATTTTGTGTTATAATTgagattaaattattttatatttatataacttTTTAAGACCGGGAATTAAGCAAAATCCAAACGTTTTCTTGATATAATAATCGGACGGTTAAAGGTAGGCAATGGGtccaaataattatttctataaacTCTGGGATGTTCCATTGGctcttgaaattttatggctttgAAAATAGGGAGAATCCTACTCaatgtataaaaaataaataaataaaatcttaaTCATCATTAATCAACAAACTTCATAGGGAAAGATTTgaggataaatattaaaattctacatgaattttgatttaatgtctaatttaatacataaattttaatttcgtacatttatacacatgaaactttgattgtagtttaaatatataaatgaaactttaattttgattcaattaagtatatatataaatatttttgtgcAATATACAAACATAAAATGATGCAACACCAacaattgtgttaataatttgtgagatttgaattaaataaaaaattcatgtataaaattgcacaaaatcaaagttcatgtatataaTTGCACATTAAGCCAAAGTTgatgtataattttgatatttatcccaaagatttataatcaaattaaaaattaaggttAAAAATAGGTaataagtccctatacttttattttcagaatttaatctctttattttcagatttcaaaatttaggtctattaatttttttttgttgaatGCGGTTAATTACAatgtcatttttaattacatggctactaagtgagtatttgttttatttcaaaatatcacactaacaaatttaataaaaaatattgttAATAGTTGGACTTAATTTTGAAATCGAAAAGTAGAATAACTAAATATTTGGAAATAAAAATACatgaactaaattttaaatttttgaaaagtataaggacttgtaacatattttaacaaaaatttaaaataatttttttaacaatctcattataggttttgATCTGCTTTTTTTCACACAATGTCTAAAACTACCCATAATCTCTCtccaacccataaataagagaataatgtgCTTCGACACACTCAAACTCACGTTTTCTTGCATTGACAATAATAGAGTTAAAATTCAAtgggctatatatatatatatatatatatatttaatctaGGGCATAGATTCCATAAGGAAATATGCTTTGCTTTGGTAAGTGGGACTCCATGCTTATGCCATGGAATTTGTTCTTATCTCTTTTCACTCATTAACAAGCAATCATCTTTATTAATTTTTTCTTTGTCATTCTTATCAAATAAATGATTAAGTAGGTAATgtgtcaaaattaaattaaattatatcttaaacaaataaaaatacatTCAATTCAATGAATTATATACTTGAGGGTCCATAATTAGCCACTTTAATCAAACAAATCTTATCAAATTTCAAGTCTACTTTAAGAATATGTGATTTCTTGATTTGGAAAAAGTTAATATAACAAATAAGAGCATAacggttaaattttttattagtccctgtactttgtTATAAttgttgatttaatttttatattctaatttattaatttttagtctttgtactttcaaattataaaatttcaatcCTTACTAAACGATAACTGTCAAAATAATTAAGTTCTgttatttctaaaatctaatgagATAAACATATTATCATAAGTATAATGTCATGTCAGCTTACTGTTTCCACGTATTACTCACGAAGAAAAAACCAGTTTCATTAATGACTTTCATTGTCAAtactgaaatttcaaaaattcgaaaaatataaaaacttagaATGATTCGATTAGGGAATATGGACTAAATCTACAACTATACACATAATACGAGACTAGAATTGAATTTAACCAACTGAATTTAATTGCTTATTCCACAACTTTCGCAAATATATAAGAActagtaataaaatttaaacaaactTTGTACCGTAAATTTCATTTCAACACGATTAGACTATAATTATTTTACGATTTTAACCCAATTCATTATCGATAACATCTAATATATCCGTATTAAACACACATAGAAAACCAGAATCTAAAACCCCTTGTATGTTAAAACTACATACGTTCTCACATTTTACATGCACCAAAAGTGCTTGGGTGACAAAATCCATTGCTTTTCtttttccctcttttttttttcttgctttttttacttttttttgtcTTTGTTTTCCTTATTGCGTTAGGCTTCTCCATTCAAACCATGGCTCTCTTTTTTTAGGGGGGGGAGGGGCATGGAGACAAATTTATTCCCTTAATTTTGACATTTTATCCTTTTAATCCTGATTTTTTATGACTTTGGTCTtcaacattaaaattttaattaaattattttattattttacaaaaaaGTTAACTAGACTGTTAAAGTTTTAATGACATCGATATTGCAACTAGGTAACAGTTTCATTAAGTAGACGTAAATCACCACACGTTTTactatattaatataattaaaattttaaaaactcaattaatttttttcatcTTAAAAAAAGTAAttcaactaaattttaaaactaaataaaGCCAAAGTGAAAACTAAATTTATCCTTTATgcatttttttcatcttttttgcCACACTATAAGTAAACACCGAACACTTGGATCTTTATTGACAAAAATGGCTCTCTTTATTTGCTTCTTAtcccttcttctcttttcctctgcTACTGCTTGTGATCGTTGCCTGTACCAATCCAAGGCTGCTTATTTCTCCAAAGCCAATGCACTTTCATGTAAACTGCCCAtagttttttctctctcttttttttttttttttttgtggttaaTATGATGAATACCCAGATTAGTTTTTTActttaaaaatgaaatttggCAAAAACCCAGATTATATTTCAGTGAGAAATTTTGAGGGTAACAATCTAATTTGCATTTTTGTGTGGCTCTGTTATTGCAGCTGGAGCTTGTGGATATGGTTCCTTGGCATTAGGCTTAAGTGGTGGCCACCTTGCGGCTGGTGTTTCCTCTCTTTACAAAGATGGAGCTGGTTGTGGTGCCTGCTTTCAGGTTCGTATAAGtcattttaaaagttttttatGGCTTCTTATGtttgaaattttgagttttgttttCTCCAAAAAAAAGTGTCGTTTGTGGGGAGTTGACAGATTTTTCAATAGGTCAGCATTCGGTTTAGGATGCTTATATTTGATTTTATCTCCGGGTTTTGTTTATCACCTTCATCGAGAGCCATGAAAACTTAACATTTGCTCTTTGTGAGATTCAAATTTGAATGGCATATCTTTGGTGGGTGAAGGTGCTTCGTCCTGAACCCCTCTTAGCTCTCTGCAAAGGTGAGAGACAAAACTCAAAGATAAAATCCAACATAAATATCCAGGGCTCAATACTGACCTCTATCAACTTTCAACAGAGAACACTTTACAAACTTTTCCCATAAGTGTCTGGCCTCTCTCAACAAGTTTGTTGATATTTTGTTTTTTAAACATGTTTTGGCAGATAAGGTGCAATAATTCAACACTATGTAGTAGTAAAGGGACAAGCGTGACAATAACTGATATCAATCACAATAATCAAACAGGTTTTGTGCTTAGCACAAGAGCTTTCATGGCCATGGCTAACCATGGTATGGGCCAACACATATTGAAACTTGGAACTGTAGAGGTTGAATATAAAAGGTGAGCCTAATTGAACTTTTTTTAGTTTAGATTATATATGAAAAATGCTTCAATTGAAAGTTGGTTAATTTCTTGTTTCTCTTGGAAAAACAGGATACCTTGTGAATATAAAAACCAAAACTTAGCTGTTAGAGTTGAAGAATCAAGCCAAAAACCAAATTATTTGGCAATTAAATTGCTGTACCAGGGAGGCCAAACAGAGATTGTAGCCATTGATGTAGCTCAGGTTAAAGTCAAATTTCAAAGATTGTTTATAATTTTCAAGGTTAATTTTACTGGACATCATCGAACTATGACCCGAATTTTAGATTGGTTTCGAAATTCCAAAAAGttttaatcaattttttaaaGTATTAGTATAAAATCAATCAAGTTCTTCCATCAGCAGTGGTGGAACGAGCCAGTAATACTTGGGAGggtctaattaaaatttttagaaaagtTTAAAGggtctaattaaaatttttcaaaatttgcgAAGGGGTTGGATGTTAAATTGTGCTCAAATATGGCATGTTGCAATTCAAAACACACTGATCAAATTATGAACACGTGTATATATATTGTATGGACGACTTAGATCTAACGCATCTTAAAAATAGCCCCTACATCGTTTTTTTAACATATCAAATCTATATAGTAAATATATAGTGTTTACAAATTGATCCACGTATTTTGAATATACTCTATATCAAATTGAAACTAGTATTTAAAGCTTAACCCACAGAATGACTTAAATAACACAATATTGATACTTTGAAA contains these protein-coding regions:
- the LOC108458366 gene encoding expansin-like A2 isoform X2, which translates into the protein MALFICFLSLLLFSSATACDRCLYQSKAAYFSKANALSSGACGYGSLALGLSGGHLAAGVSSLYKDGAGCGACFQIRCNNSTLCSSKGTSVTITDINHNNQTGFVLSTRAFMAMANHGMGQHILKLGTVEVEYKRIPCEYKNQNLAVRVEESSQKPNYLAIKLLYQGGQTEIVAIDVAQVGSSNWNFMKRNHGAVWDTSRAPNGALQFRFVVTSGYDGKWIWAKTVLPVDWKSGVVYDSGVQINDIAKEGCFHCDYSFW
- the LOC108458366 gene encoding expansin-like A2 isoform X1; this translates as MALFICFLSLLLFSSATACDRCLYQSKAAYFSKANALSSGACGYGSLALGLSGGHLAAGVSSLYKDGAGCGACFQIRCNNSTLCSSKGTSVTITDINHNNQTGFVLSTRAFMAMANHGMGQHILKLGTVEVEYKRIPCEYKNQNLAVRVEESSQKPNYLAIKLLYQGGQTEIVAIDVAQVKVKFQRLFIIFKVGSSNWNFMKRNHGAVWDTSRAPNGALQFRFVVTSGYDGKWIWAKTVLPVDWKSGVVYDSGVQINDIAKEGCFHCDYSFW